In one window of Azoarcus olearius DNA:
- a CDS encoding sensor domain-containing diguanylate cyclase: MIDVAFNDFQSAAHAVLAYLHKRFGFGLWMVTRTEGEDWIVLQAEDHGYGVKAGSVFRWADSFCSEMVKGNGPRIAPDCDAVAVYAAAPIGRQVPIKAYIGVPLTKADGSLFGTLCAIDPVSQSPEIVAEQHLVELLARLLSTILHADLLLSHEIRRNERLELEAQTDPLTGLFNRRAWDQMLHREEERCLRFGHPAAAVVVDLAGLQHVNDSEGHAAGDALIVCAAQALRASVREVDILARLGGDEFGVVAVECNEAGGHALVARLRAAFAAYGVDASIGMAMRDPTWGLDAAWQRADRLMYSEKRRLRG; the protein is encoded by the coding sequence ATGATCGACGTCGCATTCAACGACTTCCAGAGCGCGGCCCACGCGGTGCTCGCCTACCTGCACAAGCGCTTCGGCTTCGGACTGTGGATGGTGACCCGCACCGAAGGCGAGGACTGGATCGTGCTGCAGGCCGAGGACCACGGCTACGGCGTCAAGGCCGGCTCGGTGTTCCGCTGGGCGGATTCCTTCTGCTCGGAGATGGTCAAGGGCAACGGCCCGCGCATCGCGCCGGATTGCGACGCGGTGGCTGTATATGCGGCGGCACCGATCGGCCGCCAGGTGCCGATCAAGGCCTACATCGGCGTGCCGCTGACCAAGGCGGACGGCAGCCTCTTCGGCACCCTGTGCGCGATCGACCCGGTCAGCCAGTCGCCGGAGATCGTGGCCGAGCAGCACCTCGTGGAACTGCTCGCCCGCCTGCTCAGCACCATCCTGCACGCGGACCTGCTGCTGTCGCACGAGATCCGCCGCAACGAACGCCTCGAACTGGAGGCCCAGACCGACCCGCTCACCGGCCTCTTCAACCGCCGCGCATGGGACCAGATGCTGCACCGGGAGGAGGAGCGCTGCCTGCGCTTCGGCCATCCTGCCGCGGCGGTGGTTGTCGACCTCGCCGGCCTGCAACACGTTAACGACAGCGAAGGCCACGCCGCCGGCGACGCCCTGATCGTCTGTGCCGCGCAGGCGCTGAGGGCCTCCGTGCGCGAGGTGGACATCCTTGCCCGCCTCGGCGGCGACGAGTTCGGCGTGGTGGCGGTGGAGTGCAACGAAGCCGGCGGGCACGCGCTGGTGGCGCGGTTGCGAGCCGCCTTTGCGGCCTATGGTGTGGATGCGTCGATCGGCATGGCAATGCGCGATCCCACCTGGGGCCTGGACGCGGCCTGGCAGCGCGCCGACCGCCTGATGTACAGCGAAAAGCGCCGTCTGCGGGGTTAA
- a CDS encoding GFA family protein, with product MLKTYHGSCHCGAVRFEADIDLSQPTYRCNCSICRRTRFWPAVVKPDAFRLLAGAGELVQYRFNTGKNHHYFCRHCGVRPYGIGNETPMGKVYGVNLGCLDDVTEEELAAAPITYVDGLHDRWQDSPALHRHL from the coding sequence ATGCTGAAGACTTATCACGGAAGCTGTCATTGCGGGGCGGTCCGGTTCGAGGCCGACATCGACCTCAGCCAGCCCACCTATCGCTGCAACTGTTCGATCTGCCGCCGCACCCGCTTCTGGCCCGCGGTGGTCAAACCGGACGCGTTCCGGCTGCTGGCCGGTGCGGGCGAACTCGTGCAGTACCGCTTCAACACCGGCAAGAACCACCACTACTTCTGCCGGCACTGCGGCGTGCGCCCGTACGGCATCGGTAACGAGACGCCGATGGGCAAGGTGTACGGCGTCAATCTCGGCTGCCTGGACGACGTTACCGAGGAAGAGCTGGCGGCGGCGCCCATCACCTACGTGGATGGGCTGCACGACCGCTGGCAGGACAGCCCCGCGCTGCATCGGCACCTGTAG
- a CDS encoding DUF4336 domain-containing protein produces the protein MASEHAAWNPAAEFELTQLAPDIWIARHPLSFFGFRMTTCMTVVRLPSGGVWLHSPIPLQGGLKAAVDALGPVQFVVAPNRLHHLYALAAMEQYPQARLFVAPGLTDKNPAFAPHPPLPEAAVAPWADSIDAVFVAGNSELNETVFFHRPSRTLVITDLAVFLGSWDAFATRLYARINGCYNRFGHSFLLRRFFRDVPAARRSVQAMLEWPIERIVMAHGPVLRRDARARLREAFAWLL, from the coding sequence ATGGCTTCCGAACACGCCGCCTGGAACCCCGCCGCCGAATTCGAACTCACCCAACTCGCGCCGGATATCTGGATCGCCCGCCACCCGCTCAGCTTCTTCGGTTTCCGCATGACGACCTGCATGACCGTGGTTCGGCTGCCGTCCGGCGGGGTGTGGCTGCATTCGCCGATTCCGCTGCAGGGCGGGCTGAAGGCCGCGGTGGATGCACTGGGGCCGGTGCAGTTTGTGGTGGCGCCCAACCGCCTGCACCACCTGTATGCGCTGGCGGCGATGGAGCAGTATCCGCAGGCGCGCCTCTTCGTTGCCCCCGGGCTGACCGACAAGAACCCGGCCTTCGCGCCGCACCCGCCGCTGCCAGAGGCGGCGGTGGCACCGTGGGCGGACAGCATCGACGCGGTGTTCGTGGCCGGCAACAGCGAACTCAACGAAACCGTGTTCTTCCATCGCCCGTCGCGCACGCTGGTGATCACCGACCTCGCGGTCTTCCTCGGCAGCTGGGACGCCTTTGCCACGCGCCTGTATGCGCGCATCAACGGCTGCTACAACCGCTTCGGCCATTCCTTCCTGCTGCGTCGCTTTTTCCGCGACGTGCCGGCAGCGCGGCGTTCGGTGCAGGCCATGCTGGAATGGCCGATCGAACGCATCGTCATGGCGCACGGGCCGGTGCTGCGGCGCGATGCCCGCGCGCGGCTGCGCGAAGCCTTTGCGTGGTTGCTGTGA
- a CDS encoding VOC family protein, translated as MDLLINIDVDDLAAATDFYRRAFGLRVGRRLGEGVQELLGASSPIYLLHKAAGTAAAGGAGALTTRNYRRHWTPVHIDLVVADVDLAAARALAAGAQAEGAVEDFAWGRLARFADPFGHGFCLVQFIGRGYDEIADGQAEG; from the coding sequence ATGGACCTGCTGATCAACATCGACGTCGATGACCTCGCCGCCGCCACCGATTTCTACCGGCGCGCCTTCGGCCTGCGCGTGGGCCGCAGGCTGGGGGAGGGGGTTCAGGAACTGCTGGGCGCTTCCTCGCCGATCTATCTGCTGCACAAAGCCGCCGGCACCGCTGCGGCGGGCGGGGCGGGGGCGCTCACCACCCGCAACTACCGCCGCCACTGGACGCCGGTACACATCGACCTGGTCGTTGCCGACGTCGACCTTGCAGCGGCGCGGGCGCTTGCCGCGGGGGCGCAGGCGGAGGGCGCGGTGGAGGATTTCGCGTGGGGCCGCCTGGCGCGCTTTGCCGATCCCTTCGGGCACGGCTTCTGTCTCGTCCAGTTCATCGGCCGCGGCTACGACGAGATCGCCGACGGTCAGGCGGAAGGCTGA
- a CDS encoding HAD hydrolase-like protein, translated as MKYRLAIFDFDGTLADSFPFFVRVFNHVAEQHAFRPIAAEEIPSLRHLGAREMMAHVGMPAWKLPAVARTFTRLMQANAGEVALFDGVAPMLRALHEGGVGLAVVSSNAADNVRSILGTDIITRIGQLECGMSIFGKADRIRKVLRRAGVAAGDAIYIGDQVTDLEAARKARVAFGAVAWGYGTAASLAAHAPDELFERVADIARIA; from the coding sequence ATGAAGTATCGACTCGCGATTTTTGATTTCGACGGCACGCTGGCGGATTCCTTTCCGTTCTTCGTGCGGGTGTTCAACCACGTGGCCGAGCAGCACGCCTTCCGGCCGATCGCGGCGGAGGAGATTCCGTCGCTGCGCCATCTGGGCGCGCGCGAGATGATGGCCCACGTGGGCATGCCGGCGTGGAAGCTGCCGGCGGTGGCGCGCACCTTTACCCGGCTGATGCAGGCCAATGCCGGCGAGGTTGCGCTGTTCGACGGGGTGGCCCCGATGCTGCGCGCGCTGCACGAGGGCGGCGTCGGGCTGGCGGTGGTGTCGTCCAACGCGGCGGACAACGTGCGCAGCATCCTCGGTACGGACATCATCACGCGCATTGGCCAGCTGGAATGCGGCATGTCGATCTTCGGCAAGGCGGATCGCATCCGCAAGGTGCTGCGGCGCGCTGGCGTGGCGGCAGGAGACGCGATCTACATCGGCGATCAGGTGACCGACCTGGAGGCGGCGCGCAAGGCGCGGGTGGCCTTTGGCGCGGTGGCCTGGGGCTACGGCACGGCCGCGTCGCTGGCGGCGCACGCGCCGGACGAACTGTTCGAGCGGGTGGCGGACATCGCGCGCATTGCGTAA
- a CDS encoding helix-turn-helix domain-containing protein produces MSLDIAEVARQSGVPASTLRYYEEKGLIAALGRQGRRRVFADGVLERLALIALGRASGFSLDEIAAMFAPDGGLQIDRALLRRRADELDQRIRQLSAMRDGLRHAAQCSAPSHLECPTFRRILRAAAIGALGPRPRQTPRRPGAT; encoded by the coding sequence ATGTCGCTCGATATCGCGGAGGTCGCGCGGCAGTCCGGCGTGCCGGCCTCCACACTGCGCTACTACGAAGAAAAGGGGTTGATTGCCGCGCTCGGACGGCAGGGCCGGCGGCGTGTGTTTGCCGATGGCGTGCTGGAGCGGCTGGCGCTGATCGCGCTCGGACGGGCGTCCGGCTTTTCGCTGGACGAGATCGCGGCGATGTTCGCACCCGACGGCGGCCTGCAGATCGACCGCGCGCTGCTGCGGCGCCGTGCGGACGAGCTGGATCAGCGGATACGCCAGCTTTCCGCCATGCGTGACGGTCTGCGCCACGCGGCGCAGTGTTCCGCCCCCAGCCACCTCGAGTGCCCCACCTTTCGCCGCATCTTGCGCGCGGCGGCCATCGGCGCGCTTGGCCCGCGTCCTCGGCAAACGCCGCGCCGCCCTGGAGCAACATGA
- a CDS encoding class I SAM-dependent methyltransferase — protein sequence MNKTYDSGNKTQGALWNGSAGQAWVENQTLLDTMFQPIADLLLDTLADMPDAAVLDVGCGAGATTVDIARRVAPHGRCTGIDVSAPMITAARARAAQHGASADFVCADAQGHDFGPACFDLVVSRFGVMFFDDPVAAFAGLRRATRSNGRLRFIAWRSPAENPFHTIAEQAARPLLPQLPQRRPNEPGQFGFADREHVARILEHTGWRGIDIRPADIACAFPAHHLPTYMARMGAVGRALDEADAATRTAVMEALHPVFAPFIHGEEVRFTAACWDVRASAAPGD from the coding sequence ATGAACAAGACATACGACAGCGGCAACAAGACGCAGGGCGCGCTGTGGAACGGCAGCGCGGGGCAGGCCTGGGTGGAGAACCAGACCCTGCTGGACACCATGTTCCAGCCCATCGCCGACCTGCTTCTGGACACCCTGGCGGACATGCCCGACGCCGCGGTACTGGACGTGGGCTGCGGCGCCGGCGCCACCACGGTGGACATCGCGCGGCGCGTGGCGCCCCATGGCCGCTGCACCGGCATCGACGTATCGGCCCCGATGATCACCGCCGCCCGCGCCCGCGCCGCGCAGCACGGCGCCAGCGCCGACTTCGTGTGCGCCGACGCGCAAGGTCACGACTTCGGCCCGGCCTGCTTCGACCTCGTCGTGTCCCGCTTCGGCGTCATGTTCTTCGATGACCCGGTGGCCGCGTTCGCCGGGCTGCGTCGCGCAACCCGCAGCAATGGGCGGCTGCGCTTCATCGCCTGGCGCAGCCCGGCCGAAAACCCCTTCCATACGATTGCCGAACAGGCGGCCCGGCCGCTGCTGCCGCAGCTACCGCAACGCCGCCCCAACGAACCCGGCCAGTTCGGCTTTGCCGACCGGGAACACGTTGCCCGCATCCTGGAGCACACCGGCTGGCGCGGGATCGACATCCGCCCCGCCGACATCGCCTGCGCCTTCCCCGCCCACCACCTGCCCACCTACATGGCGCGCATGGGCGCCGTGGGCCGCGCGCTGGACGAGGCCGACGCCGCTACCCGCACGGCGGTCATGGAGGCGCTGCACCCGGTGTTCGCACCCTTCATCCATGGCGAAGAAGTGCGCTTCACCGCCGCGTGCTGGGATGTCCGCGCAAGCGCGGCGCCAGGCGACTAA
- a CDS encoding DUF924 family protein, with amino-acid sequence MPTQILTFWFSEITPKAWWSADPVFDALLRQRFGPLLDSAAQGELFSWRADAKGRLAEIIVLDQFSRNIHRDTPRAFAQDATALILAQEAVAAGALPALEPIERAFLLMPYMHSESRLIHVQAEALFREFAPADNYDFELRHKAIVDRFGRYPHRNAILGRESTAEELEFLEQPGSRF; translated from the coding sequence ATGCCCACCCAAATCCTCACCTTCTGGTTCTCCGAAATCACCCCCAAGGCCTGGTGGTCCGCCGATCCTGTCTTTGACGCGCTGCTCCGCCAGCGCTTCGGCCCGCTGCTCGATAGCGCCGCTCAGGGCGAACTGTTCTCGTGGCGGGCGGATGCCAAGGGCCGTCTCGCAGAGATCATCGTGCTCGACCAGTTCTCGCGGAACATCCACCGCGACACGCCGCGCGCCTTCGCGCAGGACGCAACCGCGCTGATACTGGCGCAGGAGGCCGTTGCGGCGGGTGCGCTTCCGGCTTTGGAGCCGATCGAGCGGGCCTTTCTGTTGATGCCCTACATGCACAGCGAGTCGCGCCTGATCCATGTGCAGGCAGAGGCGCTGTTTCGCGAGTTTGCGCCGGCCGACAATTACGATTTCGAGTTGCGCCACAAGGCCATCGTCGACCGCTTCGGGCGCTATCCGCACCGCAATGCGATTCTCGGCCGCGAGAGCACCGCGGAAGAGCTTGAGTTTCTGGAGCAGCCGGGATCGCGCTTCTAG
- a CDS encoding GGDEF domain-containing protein, whose protein sequence is MALDIRTIFFMLGLATLAAAVSLFLAQRVRLAVHGIECWAWGMACAACSGFLLAQRGALSPLLTVVAANTVLLLGLSLFWLGMRRFVGRSCSPSWIFAAPAIALPFLATRYLDDSDPAGRISFLSIIVALLLFLTASELLRHGERGRLGRRWVALLLILHGLFFCVRAILSATGTPLSDPFGSGRLAMMTGLEGFLFILFFTLGLVIMTSETLQAELNRQATRDPLTDVYNRRAFHDLSAHELARAQRSGRALALLLIDLDHFKQLNDRHGHHVGDLALKHFVARVAPCLRHQDIFARYGGEEFVVLLPDTEVSTALVVAERIRAAVAGHPLETSRGPVTITVSIGVATTRPTSPDITATINSADAALYRAKAEGRNRAVSG, encoded by the coding sequence ATGGCACTCGACATCCGCACGATTTTCTTCATGCTCGGGCTCGCGACGCTGGCCGCTGCCGTATCGCTCTTTTTGGCGCAACGGGTCCGGTTAGCCGTGCATGGCATCGAGTGCTGGGCCTGGGGCATGGCTTGCGCAGCCTGCAGCGGCTTTCTCCTCGCCCAACGCGGTGCCCTCTCCCCCCTGCTCACTGTCGTCGCTGCCAACACCGTCCTCCTTCTCGGGCTCAGCCTCTTCTGGCTCGGCATGCGCCGCTTTGTCGGCCGCTCCTGCAGTCCCAGCTGGATATTCGCTGCACCCGCCATCGCCCTACCTTTCCTCGCCACCCGCTATCTGGACGACAGCGACCCGGCAGGGCGCATCAGCTTCCTTTCCATCATCGTTGCCCTGCTGCTCTTCCTCACCGCCAGCGAACTGCTCCGTCACGGCGAAAGGGGGCGTCTCGGCCGCCGCTGGGTCGCCCTGCTCTTGATCCTGCACGGCCTCTTCTTTTGTGTCCGCGCCATCCTCAGCGCCACCGGCACGCCTCTAAGCGACCCCTTCGGCAGCGGCCGCCTGGCCATGATGACCGGCCTCGAAGGCTTTCTGTTCATCCTCTTTTTCACTCTTGGCCTGGTCATCATGACCAGCGAAACCCTGCAGGCCGAACTCAACCGCCAGGCCACCCGTGATCCGCTTACCGACGTCTACAACCGTCGCGCCTTCCATGACCTATCGGCCCACGAGCTGGCGCGCGCGCAGCGCTCGGGCCGCGCACTGGCGCTGCTTCTCATCGACCTCGACCACTTCAAGCAACTCAACGACCGGCATGGCCACCACGTCGGCGACCTTGCCTTGAAGCACTTTGTCGCCCGCGTCGCTCCCTGCCTGCGCCATCAGGACATCTTCGCCCGATACGGCGGTGAGGAATTCGTCGTCCTGCTGCCGGACACCGAGGTCTCCACTGCCCTTGTGGTGGCCGAACGCATCCGCGCCGCCGTCGCCGGCCACCCTCTGGAAACGAGCAGGGGGCCAGTGACCATCACGGTCAGCATCGGCGTCGCCACGACCCGGCCGACTTCTCCCGACATCACCGCCACCATTAACAGTGCCGACGCCGCCCTCTACCGGGCCAAGGCGGAGGGCCGTAACCGCGCTGTCAGCGGATGA
- a CDS encoding SMI1/KNR4 family protein, with translation MNEPFADFALSDFWEESDYARREYVGPAFTDLDVARVEKELGYKLPKSYITLMRTQNGGIPKRTNHRTSERTSWSEDHIAITGIYSIGKEKTYSLCGEFDSSFWVSEWGYPPIGIYFADCPSAGHDMLCLDYSECGPTGEPRVVHIDQEREYKITFVAKNFESFVRGLEGDDAFET, from the coding sequence ATGAACGAGCCATTTGCAGACTTCGCCCTGAGTGATTTTTGGGAGGAATCAGACTACGCAAGGCGGGAGTACGTTGGTCCAGCTTTCACTGATCTCGACGTCGCTCGCGTAGAAAAGGAGCTTGGATATAAGCTACCCAAGTCTTACATCACACTTATGCGCACTCAAAACGGTGGCATCCCGAAGCGCACAAATCATAGGACCAGCGAACGAACCTCTTGGTCCGAAGATCACATAGCGATCACCGGCATCTACTCAATCGGCAAAGAAAAAACCTATTCGTTATGCGGCGAGTTCGATAGCAGCTTCTGGGTTAGCGAATGGGGCTACCCCCCGATCGGCATCTATTTTGCCGATTGTCCGTCGGCCGGTCACGACATGCTTTGCCTTGATTACAGTGAATGTGGCCCAACTGGTGAGCCTCGAGTAGTCCACATTGATCAAGAGCGGGAATACAAGATCACATTCGTTGCCAAAAACTTCGAGTCGTTTGTTCGTGGTCTTGAGGGTGATGATGCGTTTGAGACCTAA
- the cobN gene encoding cobaltochelatase subunit CobN: MTRLARRWRAALACALLCLCGLAQARPTLLWINADITPAARVALVAREAEAADFNFRKLEYRLQGGPLSAAQQAELEQALAGAQRVWVDAPHATAEARLRTVLAEPLGRHAGRLGEAGVLWITAGEPAAGDTSLRAYLQAGGPANTRNAFALARAQLAGTAAPAVPPPALVPQGGLYHPDAPALFANAQHVAAWAAAWKPARPAVALLLHRYHFVQGNTAWLDDWLRRFERQGITAYAVFSSHLSDKPLADLLEVPGADGARTLHPRLIVTHTLLPQGATLQPVFERWGVPVLATQPYRQGDTAAWEASPTGLSQGDVAYYFAQPEAAGTIDPVLVVAHPPGGAEPQLIARQADAVVAKAARLIRLQTTPAAAKRLVAMVYNYPPGGGNFGASFLNVPRSLENVSGELQRAGYAVTPLPEADWIRRLQPLIGAYYPNADLRALLASDQAAALPLADYQAWFDRLPQDLRRMISARWGEPAESRYLVEWQGRRVFVIPRVRAGALDVLPQPPREETLRQGQDPFMHKSRTPISHHYLATYLWAQQADALIHFGTHGTQEWAPGKLRGLDVHDQAWLPLGDLPVIYPYIVDNLGEATTAKRRGRALMISHRTPGFSPAGFNKRMGHMHELMHEWETADVGPTRSALEQQLIAVFVEQQLHRDLGWTAERIAADFAGFLEQLHPWLDRLAQSSQPKGLAVFGRVPDAADRHQTILQMLREPLIEALGEDIDEAFLIDHERVAGSRPSRWLEVALQDAEAASRLDLRPPEPEGPVPNRAARKAIDSEALRELALRAQEMERRLAIEGELPGLLAALDGRFVPAAYGGDPLRNPDSVPTGRNLTGLDPSRLPTRQAYDVARKLFAAWYAEQAAAGRAPQRFALSLWAGETLRHQGVMEAQALVALGVEPVWDANGRPNGVRVLPQAELGRPRVDVLLSITGSYRDQFPALMNLIDQGVAAAATAEPDNAVARNTRTVQAELRKAGIGETDAAALAQARVFGNAAGDYGTGVADAVQSNGLKAGDERLGELFLQRMSQPYVNGEPMALSRPDAAAQALGAHLRHTDAALMSRTSHLYAMVSSDDPFQYLGGLAAAARSAGKREALELHVSQLQDGAQAFTETASRSIALEMQSRYLHPGWLKAQREEGWAGTLQVLKAVQYSFGWQNTAPDTVRPDHWQSFHDVLVRDRHQLGLPEWLRQNPQAYAQALERLIQADRLGYWKPDAETRKELAGLYRELSREAPLGNELTAVRQWAADQLPQPVVQQARAVQSQPAPPAQSEQKPAEVEPAPMQRGVKLEAVPEAPKPEKVSPSNPLSMVLAVLAMTLVLAAGAVWQGRARRPAAN; the protein is encoded by the coding sequence ATGACGCGCCTCGCCCGCCGGTGGCGCGCCGCGCTGGCGTGCGCGCTGCTGTGCCTGTGCGGCCTTGCGCAGGCGCGGCCGACTCTGCTGTGGATCAACGCCGACATCACCCCGGCGGCGCGGGTGGCACTGGTCGCGCGCGAAGCCGAGGCGGCGGACTTCAACTTCCGCAAGCTGGAATACCGCCTGCAGGGCGGGCCGCTGTCGGCCGCGCAGCAGGCCGAACTGGAACAGGCGCTGGCCGGCGCGCAGCGAGTGTGGGTCGATGCGCCGCACGCCACCGCCGAAGCGCGCTTGCGCACGGTGCTGGCCGAGCCGCTCGGCCGCCACGCCGGCCGGCTGGGCGAAGCCGGCGTGCTGTGGATCACCGCCGGCGAGCCCGCCGCGGGGGACACCAGCCTGCGCGCCTACCTGCAGGCCGGCGGCCCCGCCAATACCCGCAACGCCTTCGCGCTGGCGCGTGCGCAACTGGCCGGCACCGCCGCGCCCGCGGTGCCGCCGCCGGCGCTGGTGCCGCAGGGCGGCCTCTACCATCCGGATGCGCCGGCGCTGTTCGCCAACGCCCAGCACGTCGCCGCCTGGGCCGCCGCCTGGAAACCGGCGCGGCCGGCGGTGGCGCTGCTGCTGCACCGCTACCACTTCGTTCAGGGCAACACCGCCTGGCTGGACGACTGGCTGCGCCGCTTCGAGCGCCAGGGCATCACCGCCTACGCAGTGTTCAGCTCCCACCTCAGCGACAAGCCGCTCGCCGACCTGCTCGAAGTGCCCGGTGCCGACGGCGCGCGCACGCTGCATCCGCGCCTGATCGTCACCCACACCCTGCTGCCGCAGGGCGCCACGCTGCAGCCGGTGTTCGAACGCTGGGGCGTGCCGGTGCTCGCCACCCAGCCCTACCGCCAGGGCGACACCGCCGCCTGGGAGGCCAGCCCCACCGGCCTCAGCCAGGGCGACGTCGCCTACTACTTCGCCCAGCCGGAAGCGGCCGGCACCATCGACCCGGTGCTGGTCGTCGCCCATCCGCCGGGCGGCGCCGAGCCGCAGCTGATCGCCCGCCAGGCCGATGCGGTGGTGGCCAAGGCGGCGCGCCTGATCCGCCTGCAGACCACGCCCGCCGCCGCCAAGCGACTGGTGGCGATGGTCTACAACTACCCGCCGGGCGGCGGCAACTTCGGCGCCTCCTTCCTCAACGTGCCGCGCAGCCTGGAAAACGTCAGCGGCGAACTGCAACGCGCCGGTTACGCGGTCACGCCGCTGCCCGAGGCCGACTGGATCCGCCGCCTGCAGCCGCTGATCGGCGCCTACTATCCCAACGCCGACCTGCGCGCGCTGCTCGCCAGCGACCAGGCCGCCGCGCTGCCGCTGGCCGATTACCAGGCCTGGTTCGACCGCCTGCCGCAGGACCTGCGCCGGATGATTTCCGCGCGCTGGGGCGAACCCGCCGAGAGCCGCTACCTCGTCGAATGGCAGGGCCGGCGGGTGTTCGTGATTCCGCGGGTGCGGGCCGGCGCGCTCGACGTGCTGCCGCAGCCGCCGCGCGAAGAGACCCTGCGCCAGGGGCAGGACCCCTTCATGCACAAGAGCAGGACGCCGATCTCGCACCACTACCTCGCCACCTACCTGTGGGCGCAGCAGGCCGACGCGCTGATCCACTTCGGCACCCACGGCACCCAGGAATGGGCGCCCGGCAAGCTGCGCGGGCTGGACGTGCACGACCAGGCCTGGCTGCCGCTGGGCGACCTGCCGGTGATCTACCCCTACATCGTCGACAACCTCGGCGAAGCCACCACCGCCAAGCGCCGCGGCCGCGCGCTGATGATCAGCCACCGCACGCCGGGCTTCTCGCCGGCCGGCTTCAACAAACGCATGGGCCACATGCACGAGCTGATGCACGAATGGGAAACCGCCGACGTCGGCCCCACCCGCAGCGCGCTCGAACAGCAGCTGATCGCGGTCTTCGTCGAACAGCAACTGCACCGCGACCTGGGCTGGACGGCCGAGCGCATCGCCGCCGACTTCGCCGGCTTCCTGGAGCAACTGCACCCCTGGCTCGACCGGCTCGCGCAAAGCTCGCAGCCCAAGGGGCTGGCGGTGTTCGGCCGCGTGCCGGATGCCGCCGACCGCCACCAGACCATCCTGCAGATGCTGCGCGAACCGCTGATCGAAGCGCTCGGCGAGGACATCGACGAGGCCTTCCTGATCGACCACGAGCGCGTCGCCGGCTCGCGCCCCTCGCGCTGGCTGGAGGTGGCGCTGCAGGACGCCGAGGCCGCCAGCCGGCTAGACCTGCGCCCGCCCGAGCCCGAAGGTCCGGTGCCCAACCGCGCTGCGCGCAAGGCCATCGACAGCGAGGCCCTGCGCGAGCTCGCGCTGCGCGCGCAGGAGATGGAGCGCCGGCTCGCCATCGAAGGCGAACTCCCCGGCCTGCTCGCCGCGCTGGATGGCCGCTTCGTGCCCGCGGCCTACGGCGGCGATCCGCTGCGCAACCCGGACAGCGTGCCCACCGGCCGCAATCTCACCGGCCTGGACCCGAGCCGCCTGCCCACGCGGCAGGCCTACGACGTCGCCCGCAAGCTGTTTGCCGCCTGGTACGCCGAGCAGGCCGCCGCCGGCCGCGCGCCGCAGCGCTTTGCGCTGTCGCTGTGGGCGGGCGAAACCCTGCGCCACCAGGGCGTGATGGAAGCGCAGGCGCTGGTGGCGCTCGGCGTCGAACCGGTGTGGGACGCCAACGGCCGCCCCAACGGCGTGCGCGTGCTGCCGCAAGCCGAACTCGGCCGCCCGCGCGTCGATGTGCTGCTGAGCATCACCGGCTCCTACCGCGACCAGTTCCCGGCGCTGATGAACCTCATCGACCAGGGCGTTGCCGCCGCGGCCACGGCGGAGCCGGACAACGCCGTCGCCCGCAACACCCGCACGGTGCAGGCGGAACTGCGCAAGGCGGGTATCGGCGAGACCGATGCCGCCGCGCTGGCGCAGGCCCGCGTGTTCGGCAACGCCGCCGGCGACTACGGCACCGGCGTGGCCGACGCGGTGCAGAGCAACGGCCTCAAGGCCGGCGACGAGCGCCTCGGCGAACTCTTCCTGCAGCGCATGAGCCAGCCCTACGTGAATGGCGAACCGATGGCGCTGTCCCGCCCGGACGCCGCCGCCCAGGCACTCGGCGCCCACCTGCGGCACACCGACGCCGCGCTGATGTCGCGCACCTCCCACCTGTACGCGATGGTCAGCTCCGACGACCCCTTCCAGTACCTCGGCGGCCTCGCCGCCGCCGCCCGCAGCGCCGGCAAGCGCGAGGCGCTGGAACTGCACGTCAGCCAGCTGCAGGACGGCGCCCAGGCCTTCACCGAAACCGCCTCGCGCAGCATCGCGCTGGAAATGCAGAGCCGCTACCTCCACCCCGGCTGGCTGAAAGCCCAGCGCGAAGAAGGCTGGGCCGGCACGCTGCAGGTGCTGAAGGCGGTGCAATACAGCTTCGGCTGGCAGAACACCGCGCCCGACACCGTGCGCCCCGACCACTGGCAGAGCTTCCACGACGTACTGGTGCGCGACCGCCACCAGCTCGGCCTGCCCGAATGGCTGCGCCAGAACCCGCAAGCCTACGCCCAGGCGCTGGAACGCCTGATCCAGGCCGACCGCCTCGGCTACTGGAAGCCGGACGCGGAAACGCGCAAGGAACTGGCCGGGCTTTATCGCGAATTGAGCCGCGAAGCGCCGCTGGGCAATGAACTGACGGCGGTGCGGCAGTGGGCGGCGGATCAACTGCCGCAGCCGGTGGTGCAGCAGGCGAGGGCGGTGCAATCGCAACCGGCACCGCCGGCGCAGTCCGAGCAGAAACCGGCCGAGGTGGAGCCGGCGCCTATGCAGCGCGGGGTGAAGCTGGAGGCGGTACCGGAAGCACCGAAGCCGGAGAAGGTGTCGCCGTCGAATCCGCTTAGCATGGTGCTGGCGGTACTGGCGATGACGCTGGTGCTGGCGGCGGGCGCCGTCTGGCAGGGGCGGGCCAGGCGGCCAGCCGCGAACTGA